One genomic region from Gammaproteobacteria bacterium encodes:
- a CDS encoding amidase, which translates to MDINTPSLLSTRRQFLSGRRGPVGAAAAGLLLTQCTPKASPDVTASSDASDELIFMSATKLASLIRSKQLSAVEAVEAYIARQLVVNDLLNAVVMNAYARARQEAKALDARAARGEFVGPLHGVPITIKDSIDTEGIISTGATYGRQQFVPERDATVVARLRSAGAILLGKTNTPEFTLGGLGGISTTSNLLYGSSHNPYDLTRSTSGSSGGAGAIVAAGGSAFDIGSDWGGSIRGPAHNNGIAGIKPTSVRVPRTGHIVDYGGVFDLWQQLGPLARRVEDLNLVTPIIAGPDFRDAACAPVPWADPGEVDLKRLRVAFCDDNGGTGRSATDDDTRKTVRQAAAWLRGSVASLEETAPTAILNQLRDARSTLISGDGWAFYKRLVDKWGTVNFSPRREQAMEEAKPVSAARMVEAWEQHDEAKSRMLAWMRDYDVFLCPVSSTPARPIDVETNEGGGSSGWSYTGSFNSTGWPVVVVRCGSSEDGSLPIGVQVVAAPWREDICLAVAGFLESRSEGWQKPPI; encoded by the coding sequence ATGGATATAAACACGCCTAGCTTACTGTCCACGCGACGTCAGTTTCTCAGCGGCCGGCGGGGACCGGTCGGCGCGGCCGCTGCCGGGCTGCTGTTGACCCAGTGCACACCGAAGGCATCGCCGGACGTGACGGCATCGAGCGATGCGAGTGATGAACTGATCTTCATGTCGGCGACCAAGCTGGCGAGTCTGATCCGCAGCAAGCAGTTGTCGGCGGTCGAGGCTGTAGAGGCATATATCGCGCGCCAACTCGTGGTCAACGACCTGCTCAATGCGGTCGTAATGAATGCCTACGCTCGCGCTCGGCAGGAAGCCAAGGCGCTGGATGCCCGTGCGGCGAGGGGCGAATTCGTCGGCCCCCTGCATGGTGTGCCGATCACGATCAAGGACTCGATCGACACCGAGGGCATTATCAGCACCGGTGCAACCTATGGTCGCCAGCAGTTCGTTCCGGAACGGGACGCCACAGTGGTTGCACGGCTGCGCAGCGCCGGTGCGATCTTGCTCGGCAAGACCAATACGCCGGAATTCACGCTGGGTGGGTTGGGCGGCATCAGTACCACGAGCAATCTGCTTTACGGTTCCTCACACAATCCCTACGACCTGACGCGTAGTACCTCGGGGTCGTCCGGCGGCGCCGGCGCGATCGTCGCTGCGGGCGGGTCGGCTTTCGACATCGGTTCGGATTGGGGTGGGTCGATTCGTGGCCCAGCCCACAACAACGGCATTGCCGGCATTAAGCCGACCAGCGTTCGTGTCCCACGAACGGGCCACATCGTCGACTACGGCGGTGTCTTCGATTTGTGGCAGCAACTCGGCCCGCTAGCGCGGCGCGTGGAGGACCTGAACTTGGTCACCCCGATCATTGCTGGGCCGGACTTCCGCGATGCGGCCTGTGCGCCGGTGCCCTGGGCCGATCCCGGCGAAGTGGATCTCAAGCGTCTGCGTGTGGCGTTCTGTGACGATAACGGCGGCACTGGCCGTAGTGCCACTGACGATGACACTCGAAAGACCGTTCGCCAAGCCGCAGCCTGGCTGCGCGGCTCGGTCGCCAGCCTTGAGGAAACGGCGCCGACGGCGATTCTGAATCAGCTACGCGACGCGCGGTCGACGCTTATCAGCGGTGACGGTTGGGCGTTCTACAAACGGCTGGTCGACAAATGGGGCACGGTCAATTTCTCGCCGCGACGCGAACAGGCGATGGAGGAGGCCAAGCCCGTCAGCGCGGCCAGGATGGTGGAAGCGTGGGAGCAGCACGATGAGGCCAAGTCGCGGATGCTCGCATGGATGCGGGACTACGACGTCTTCCTGTGCCCAGTGTCGTCGACGCCTGCGCGGCCGATCGATGTCGAGACCAACGAAGGCGGCGGCAGTAGCGGCTGGTCGTATACCGGCAGCTTCAACTCCACCGGTTGGCCGGTGGTCGTGGTGCGCTGCGGCTCCTCGGAGGACGGCAGCTTGCCTATCGGAGTACAGGTAGTGGCTGCACCGTGGCGCGAGGATATCTGTCTCGCTGTCGCAGGCTTTCTGGAAAGCCGGTCCGAAGGCTGGCAGAAGCCGCCGATCTGA
- a CDS encoding amidase, protein METSTAEADDGAAFGPGYTRRRFLGTAALAGTGLALTQFSSRALAAPDALLTRSVTEIAAMLQNGKIGSLDLVKACYARIDEVNPTINAVVMQCRERAFAEAAEADAQMAAGMSLGPLHGVPFTIKDSFDTVGVVSTGGTLGRKDFIPGEDATVVARLRAAGGILLGKTNTPEFTLGGGARGTYNLIYGQTRNPYNTAYTPSGSSGGAGAIVASCGSFFDVGTDYGGSIRGPSNVNGITGIKPTLGRVPRTGHIVGYGGPYDSFQEVGPMARHVGDLALLLPILAGPDDRDAAMAPVPLGNPADVDLKSLRVAYYTSNGVTDPSDEIQAMVERCAGYFSKLGCKLKSDMPPRMQALSDARRAFSGASGGDNRRRMLEKYGTKQASPGLNIGGETISSAEFTAACEEMDAIKSEQLAWFEQYDLILCPSSATAPDKIPPEFVRPRGRRGLSYNSQYNTTGWPAGVVRAGTSEDAPGLPLGIQVVAQPWRDDVALAAMAHIEGKAGGWQMPPI, encoded by the coding sequence ATGGAGACGTCAACAGCCGAAGCCGACGACGGGGCCGCATTCGGCCCCGGCTATACGCGTCGGCGCTTTCTCGGTACGGCAGCACTGGCCGGAACCGGGTTGGCGCTCACGCAGTTCAGCTCGCGGGCCCTCGCAGCACCGGATGCGCTGCTGACAAGGTCGGTGACCGAGATTGCGGCGATGCTGCAAAACGGAAAGATCGGATCGCTCGATCTGGTCAAGGCTTGTTACGCTCGCATCGACGAGGTCAACCCCACGATCAATGCCGTGGTCATGCAATGTCGCGAGCGCGCATTTGCCGAGGCGGCCGAAGCCGATGCGCAAATGGCCGCCGGCATGTCGCTGGGACCGCTGCACGGTGTACCGTTCACGATCAAGGATTCGTTCGATACCGTTGGCGTCGTCAGCACCGGCGGAACGCTAGGTCGCAAAGATTTCATTCCGGGTGAGGATGCCACCGTAGTTGCCCGTCTACGCGCCGCGGGTGGCATCCTGCTAGGCAAGACCAACACTCCGGAATTCACATTGGGGGGTGGCGCCCGCGGCACCTACAATTTGATTTACGGTCAGACCCGCAATCCCTACAACACCGCCTATACGCCGTCCGGTTCTTCGGGCGGAGCCGGCGCGATCGTCGCGTCGTGTGGCTCCTTCTTTGATGTCGGTACGGACTACGGAGGGTCGATCCGCGGCCCCTCCAATGTCAACGGTATCACCGGGATCAAGCCGACGCTGGGCCGCGTTCCGCGCACCGGCCACATCGTCGGCTACGGCGGCCCCTACGATTCGTTCCAGGAAGTGGGGCCGATGGCACGACATGTCGGAGATCTGGCGCTGCTGCTGCCGATCCTCGCGGGCCCCGACGACCGCGATGCGGCGATGGCTCCGGTTCCGCTGGGCAATCCTGCCGACGTCGATCTGAAGTCCCTGCGTGTGGCCTATTACACCAGTAACGGAGTGACCGACCCCAGCGATGAAATCCAGGCGATGGTCGAGCGCTGTGCCGGCTATTTTTCGAAACTGGGTTGCAAACTCAAATCGGATATGCCACCCCGGATGCAGGCGTTGTCCGACGCGCGCCGCGCATTCAGCGGAGCCAGCGGCGGGGACAACCGTCGGCGCATGCTTGAGAAGTACGGTACAAAGCAGGCTTCGCCCGGCCTCAACATCGGCGGAGAGACGATCAGCAGTGCCGAGTTCACCGCGGCGTGCGAGGAAATGGATGCGATCAAGAGCGAGCAACTCGCCTGGTTTGAGCAGTACGATCTGATCCTCTGCCCGAGCAGCGCCACGGCGCCGGACAAGATTCCGCCGGAATTCGTGCGTCCCCGCGGCCGTCGTGGCCTCAGTTACAACAGCCAGTACAACACCACGGGCTGGCCGGCGGGAGTCGTGCGTGCCGGTACCTCGGAAGACGCGCCGGGTCTTCCGCTCGGAATCCAGGTCGTCGCGCAACCGTGGCGGGACGACGTGGCGCTGGCAGCGATGGCCCACATAGAAGGTAAAGCGGGCGGCTGGCAAATGCCGCCGATTTAG
- a CDS encoding amidase, which translates to MSRRALLGMPRSPTLVAATASVLPAAAHAVSTDSSDELVFMSATKLAGLIRRRQVSALEVVDAYIARQIAVNDRLNAVVMNCYERARAEARAMDARAARGNWVGLLHGVPMTIKDSIDTVGVISTGATFGRQQYVPERDATVVRRVREAGAILLGKTNTPEFTLGGLGGINTASNLLYGSSHNPYDLKRSTAGSSGGAGAIVAAGGAAFDIGSDWGGSIRSPAHNNGIAGIKPTSVRVPRTGHIVDYGGIFDLWQQLGPMTRRVEDLALITPIIAGPDFHDAACAPVPWGDPADVDLKRLRVAFCPDNGGTGSDATSEDTKAVVRQAAKWMQDLAESVTEDAPLDVLKALTEARGKLSRGDGGAFYKRLADKWGTHNFSPARKAGMEKLIPLSSAEMIEAWENQDACKSKMLQWMNAYDVFLCPVRATPAALIDAEHGPETGERGWSYRGVFNCTGWPVVVVRAGSSSDKTLPIGVQVVAPPWREDICLAVAAHIESRSGGWKKPPI; encoded by the coding sequence ATGAGCCGTCGCGCCCTGCTGGGCATGCCGCGTTCGCCAACGCTGGTAGCCGCCACGGCGAGTGTGTTACCCGCTGCCGCCCACGCAGTATCGACGGATTCGTCCGACGAACTGGTCTTCATGTCGGCGACCAAGCTGGCCGGCCTCATCCGGCGCCGCCAAGTCTCAGCGCTGGAGGTCGTGGACGCCTATATCGCACGTCAGATCGCCGTCAATGATCGGCTCAACGCGGTCGTCATGAACTGCTATGAGCGCGCGCGCGCAGAAGCCCGGGCGATGGACGCGCGAGCAGCGCGCGGAAACTGGGTCGGGCTGCTGCACGGTGTACCAATGACGATCAAGGACTCGATTGACACCGTTGGAGTCATCAGTACCGGTGCGACGTTCGGCCGCCAGCAGTATGTGCCCGAGCGCGATGCCACCGTGGTTCGGCGCGTGCGCGAGGCCGGTGCAATCCTGCTGGGCAAGACCAACACGCCGGAGTTCACGCTCGGTGGTCTCGGCGGAATCAACACCGCCAGCAATCTGCTCTACGGGTCTTCGCACAATCCTTATGATCTGAAGCGCAGCACCGCCGGTTCCTCGGGCGGTGCAGGTGCCATTGTGGCCGCCGGAGGAGCGGCCTTCGATATCGGTTCGGACTGGGGCGGCTCGATACGAAGCCCCGCGCACAACAACGGAATTGCTGGCATCAAGCCGACTAGTGTCCGTGTTCCGCGCACCGGCCATATCGTTGATTACGGCGGCATCTTCGACCTGTGGCAGCAACTGGGGCCGATGACGCGCCGCGTCGAGGACTTGGCCCTGATTACGCCGATCATCGCTGGGCCGGATTTCCATGATGCCGCCTGCGCACCGGTGCCTTGGGGCGATCCGGCCGATGTGGACCTGAAACGCTTGCGCGTGGCCTTTTGCCCCGACAATGGCGGGACCGGCAGCGACGCCACCAGCGAGGACACCAAGGCCGTCGTACGACAGGCCGCGAAGTGGATGCAGGACCTTGCAGAATCGGTCACCGAAGATGCGCCGTTGGATGTGCTCAAGGCGTTGACCGAGGCACGCGGCAAGCTGTCACGCGGTGATGGAGGTGCCTTCTACAAGCGCTTGGCCGATAAATGGGGAACGCACAATTTTTCACCCGCGCGCAAGGCCGGCATGGAGAAGCTCATACCGCTGAGCAGCGCAGAAATGATCGAAGCCTGGGAGAACCAGGACGCGTGCAAGTCGAAGATGCTGCAGTGGATGAATGCATATGACGTATTTCTGTGTCCGGTGAGGGCCACGCCCGCGGCGCTGATCGACGCCGAGCACGGGCCGGAAACCGGCGAGCGCGGCTGGTCCTACCGGGGAGTGTTCAATTGCACCGGTTGGCCAGTAGTGGTGGTGCGAGCGGGCAGCTCGTCCGACAAAACGCTGCCGATCGGCGTACAGGTAGTGGCGCCGCCCTGGCGTGAAGATATTTGTCTGGCTGTGGCTGCGCATATCGAAAGCCGCTCGGGAGGCTGGAAGAAGCCCCCGATCTGA
- a CDS encoding amidase gives MNDIAASRRRFITGFAQLGLGSSLLPGVLWAQMEHTGTRRVSPGMMKSAAALSGLELSDADCETIAESVNENFERITALHSVRIPNDVAPPFYFSPLVPGMRVERAQLPFRTSKVSGLRRPADLEEIAFWPVRRLAELVRTRAVTSTELTRMYLSRLHRYNPKLNCVVSFLDDVALAQAKKADAEIAAGRYRGPLHGIPWGAKDIMAFKGHKTTWGSAVYSDRVIDETATVIRLLSEYGAVLLAKLSTGELAGGDQWFGGRTNNPWNLDEGSSGSSAGSACATAAGCVAFALGTETSGSILSPSGRCGATGLRPTFGRVSRYGVMALSWTQDRIGPICRDVEDCALVMNVIARPDGRDLSVSELPFNWDAGLDLRRVRVGYVKEAFADADRYPEWVRNDHDSIEQLRSLGFDLSPVTLPDFPTESLRLSVEAAVFHDELLRSGQYKQMTNPSRGERMLASRLIPAVEYLQSQRLRSMMMQQLAHATAGVDVYLAPSTHGAPRNRTTDAPASRSRDHFNMANLACYPALAVPNGFTSAGTPTSISFMARPYREAELLAVAKAYQDATGFNTRQPPAFAAA, from the coding sequence ATGAACGATATCGCGGCGTCGCGCCGCCGGTTCATCACCGGCTTCGCGCAACTGGGTCTGGGGTCCAGCCTGCTGCCAGGTGTGCTGTGGGCACAAATGGAGCATACCGGCACGCGCAGGGTCTCTCCGGGGATGATGAAGTCGGCCGCGGCACTGTCTGGCCTCGAACTCAGCGACGCGGATTGCGAGACGATTGCGGAGTCGGTAAACGAGAATTTCGAGCGCATCACGGCGCTGCATTCGGTGCGGATACCGAACGACGTCGCACCGCCGTTCTATTTCAGCCCGCTGGTACCGGGCATGAGGGTTGAGCGAGCGCAGCTGCCGTTTCGAACAAGCAAGGTGTCGGGCCTAAGGCGTCCGGCCGATCTGGAGGAGATCGCGTTCTGGCCAGTGAGGCGACTTGCCGAGCTGGTCCGGACGCGGGCTGTCACTTCCACCGAACTGACACGCATGTATCTGTCGCGGCTGCACCGGTATAACCCAAAGCTCAATTGCGTCGTGAGCTTTCTTGACGACGTGGCGCTGGCACAGGCGAAAAAGGCGGACGCCGAAATTGCCGCCGGCCGCTATCGGGGACCGTTGCACGGCATTCCGTGGGGCGCCAAGGACATTATGGCGTTCAAGGGTCACAAGACCACCTGGGGTTCGGCTGTATATTCGGATCGCGTCATCGACGAGACGGCGACAGTGATCCGGTTGCTCAGTGAGTACGGCGCCGTGCTGTTGGCAAAACTGTCGACTGGGGAATTGGCCGGGGGGGATCAATGGTTTGGCGGGCGCACCAACAATCCGTGGAATCTCGACGAAGGGTCCAGCGGTTCTTCGGCTGGTTCTGCGTGCGCCACTGCGGCGGGTTGTGTCGCGTTCGCACTGGGCACCGAAACCAGTGGTTCCATCCTGAGTCCCTCTGGCCGCTGTGGTGCGACTGGTCTGCGACCGACCTTTGGTCGCGTCAGCCGTTACGGCGTCATGGCGCTATCGTGGACACAAGACCGCATCGGCCCTATCTGTCGGGACGTTGAGGACTGCGCCCTAGTGATGAACGTGATTGCGCGGCCAGACGGTCGCGATCTGAGCGTGTCCGAGCTGCCGTTCAATTGGGACGCCGGCCTCGATTTGCGCCGTGTGCGTGTCGGCTACGTCAAGGAGGCGTTCGCGGATGCGGATCGTTATCCCGAATGGGTGCGCAACGATCATGACAGCATCGAGCAGCTGCGGTCGTTGGGATTCGACCTGTCGCCCGTTACGCTGCCTGACTTTCCGACCGAATCGCTACGCCTGAGCGTCGAAGCCGCTGTCTTCCATGATGAGCTCCTGCGTTCCGGACAATACAAGCAGATGACCAATCCGTCGCGCGGCGAGCGTATGCTGGCCAGCCGCCTGATTCCCGCCGTGGAATATCTGCAGTCGCAGCGCCTGCGCTCGATGATGATGCAACAGCTGGCGCACGCGACCGCTGGTGTAGACGTCTATCTGGCACCGTCGACGCACGGCGCCCCGAGAAATCGCACCACCGATGCGCCGGCAAGCCGCAGCCGTGATCATTTCAACATGGCCAATCTGGCCTGCTACCCAGCGCTGGCGGTCCCCAACGGCTTCACTTCGGCAGGCACGCCAACCAGCATCAGTTTCATGGCTCGCCCGTATCGCGAAGCCGAATTGCTGGCTGTGGCCAAGGCCTATCAGGACGCAACCGGTTTTAACACCAGACAACCGCCGGCGTTCGCCGCCGCATAG
- a CDS encoding amidase produces MSTDLARARRPANVSTLTRRSFLGTAAKTGTAVALTRYSPRALSAPDQLLRQSATQIAAQLRSGQLKAVDVVRACYARIDEVHAKLNAVVMQCRERALAEAAEADAQLAAGKILGPLHGVPFTIKDSFDTAGVISTGGTLGRKSFIPGEDATVVARLRAAGGILLGKTNTPEFTLGGGARGTYNLIYGQTYNPYNTAYSPAGSSGGAGAIVAACGSFFDIGSDYGGSIRSPANFNGIAGIKPTLGRVPRTGHIVDYGGPYDSFQETGPLARYVEDLTLLLPIIAGPDGRDAAMVPVPLGNPQMVELKKLRVAYYTSNGVTDPTREIQGLVERCADHFSKLGCKLTRDMPPKMQTLADARSRFSNASGGDNRRRMLRKYGTRQASPGLNLSGTVISSAEFTAACEEMDAIKSEQLGWFKQYDLIVCPARALPPRPVPPEFVRKQSRGLSYTSQYNTTGWPAGVVRAGTSTEEKGLPLGIQLVARPWRDDVALAAMALIEQQAGGWEMPPV; encoded by the coding sequence ATGAGCACAGACTTGGCGCGCGCGCGGCGGCCGGCGAATGTTTCGACACTGACACGTCGGAGCTTCTTGGGTACGGCGGCCAAGACCGGAACAGCTGTCGCGTTGACGCGATACAGTCCGCGTGCACTTTCTGCGCCGGATCAGTTGCTGCGCCAATCGGCGACGCAGATCGCGGCCCAGCTGCGCAGCGGCCAGCTCAAGGCGGTGGATGTCGTCAGGGCATGTTACGCGCGTATCGACGAGGTTCATGCCAAGCTCAACGCGGTGGTTATGCAATGCCGGGAACGCGCTCTCGCCGAAGCCGCGGAAGCCGACGCCCAACTCGCCGCCGGCAAGATTCTGGGGCCGCTGCATGGTGTTCCGTTCACGATCAAGGACTCGTTCGATACGGCGGGCGTGATCAGCACTGGTGGTACGTTGGGGCGCAAATCATTCATTCCAGGTGAGGATGCGACGGTGGTTGCGCGGCTGCGCGCGGCCGGAGGAATTTTGCTGGGCAAGACGAATACTCCGGAGTTCACTCTGGGTGGTGGTGCGCGCGGCACTTACAACCTGATCTACGGGCAGACCTACAATCCGTACAACACAGCCTATAGTCCGGCCGGTTCCTCGGGCGGGGCTGGAGCCATCGTTGCAGCCTGCGGCTCATTTTTCGATATCGGATCCGACTATGGCGGATCGATCCGTAGTCCAGCCAATTTCAACGGGATTGCGGGGATCAAGCCCACGCTGGGTCGTGTGCCGCGTACCGGGCACATCGTCGATTACGGCGGACCGTACGACTCGTTCCAGGAGACCGGTCCTCTGGCGCGCTACGTTGAAGACCTGACGCTGTTGCTGCCGATCATCGCCGGTCCAGATGGCCGCGACGCGGCGATGGTGCCGGTGCCGCTCGGCAATCCGCAAATGGTCGAGCTCAAGAAGCTGCGCGTGGCCTACTATACGAGCAACGGAGTAACTGATCCGACGCGCGAGATACAGGGACTGGTCGAGCGATGCGCCGACCATTTTTCGAAGCTCGGCTGCAAGCTGACACGGGATATGCCGCCGAAGATGCAGACGCTGGCGGATGCACGCAGCCGATTCAGCAATGCCAGTGGTGGCGATAATCGTCGGCGAATGCTCCGGAAGTACGGGACTCGTCAGGCGTCGCCCGGGCTGAATCTCAGCGGAACCGTAATCAGCAGCGCGGAGTTCACTGCCGCCTGTGAAGAGATGGACGCGATCAAAAGCGAGCAACTCGGCTGGTTCAAGCAATACGACCTCATCGTCTGTCCCGCACGTGCGTTACCGCCGCGGCCGGTGCCGCCGGAATTCGTCCGCAAGCAGAGTCGCGGACTCAGTTATACGAGTCAGTACAACACCACGGGCTGGCCTGCTGGCGTCGTGAGGGCAGGCACCTCAACTGAGGAAAAGGGCTTGCCTCTCGGTATCCAGTTGGTGGCGCGACCGTGGCGGGATGACGTCGCCCTGGCGGCGATGGCGCTGATTGAGCAACAAGCAGGCGGTTGGGAAATGCCACCCGTGTAG
- a CDS encoding Ku protein produces MARPIWTGTISFGLLHVPIRLYTGERSVDLHFRMLDSRDKRPIRYERVNSETGREVAWKDVVKAFEYKKGSYTVIDSDAIKKAAPEATQTIDLETFVEREAIDPRYFDKPYLLTPDRKADKPYVLLRETLKKTGRVGIAKVVIRTRQHLAMLMPHDDALVLMLMRFPQELVDPGDYRIPSGKLSDFKLTRKEIDMAAQLIDSMSSAWQPDEFHDDFRERLRKLVEKRVKDEGEAEPEDIEDEAPPSGNDEDFMALLRDSLKSKNRGKPAGRSSRGNTRRRSTRKKAAGKKSSKSARSKSA; encoded by the coding sequence ATGGCCAGACCGATCTGGACCGGAACCATCTCCTTCGGCCTGCTGCATGTGCCGATCCGCCTGTACACGGGCGAGCGCAGCGTCGATCTGCATTTCCGCATGCTCGACTCGCGTGACAAACGCCCGATCCGTTACGAGCGCGTGAATTCCGAGACCGGGCGGGAAGTCGCCTGGAAGGACGTGGTCAAGGCCTTCGAATACAAGAAGGGCAGCTACACGGTGATCGATTCGGATGCCATCAAGAAGGCGGCACCGGAGGCCACGCAAACCATCGATCTGGAAACCTTCGTCGAACGCGAGGCGATCGATCCGCGCTATTTCGACAAGCCCTACCTGTTGACGCCGGATCGCAAGGCCGACAAACCCTACGTGCTGCTGCGTGAAACCCTGAAGAAAACCGGACGCGTCGGCATCGCCAAGGTGGTGATCCGCACGCGCCAGCACCTGGCGATGCTGATGCCGCACGACGATGCCCTGGTGTTGATGCTGATGCGCTTTCCGCAGGAGCTGGTCGATCCGGGCGACTACCGGATTCCGTCCGGCAAGCTTTCGGACTTCAAGCTGACGCGCAAGGAAATCGACATGGCGGCGCAGCTGATCGACTCCATGAGCAGCGCATGGCAGCCCGACGAATTTCACGACGACTTCCGCGAGCGACTGCGCAAGCTGGTCGAGAAGCGCGTCAAGGACGAGGGCGAAGCCGAGCCCGAAGACATCGAGGACGAAGCACCGCCGTCCGGTAACGACGAGGACTTCATGGCCTTGCTGCGCGACAGCCTCAAGTCGAAGAACCGTGGCAAGCCGGCGGGACGCAGCAGTCGTGGCAACACTCGTCGCCGCAGCACGCGCAAGAAGGCCGCGGGCAAGAAATCGTCCAAGTCCGCGAGGAGCAAGTCGGCATGA